A genomic window from Maylandia zebra isolate NMK-2024a linkage group LG20, Mzebra_GT3a, whole genome shotgun sequence includes:
- the kif5aa gene encoding kinesin family member 5Aa: MADAPAECNIKVLCRFRPLNQSEILRGDQFLPKFQGDDTVVVGGKSYAFDRVFPTNTTQEQVYNTCAKQIVKDVLCGYNGTIFAYGQTSSGKTHTMEGKLHDPHQMGIIPRIAEDIFNHIFAMDENLEFHIKVSYFEIYMDKIRDLLDVTKTNLSVHEDKNRVPYVKGCTERFVSSPDEVMDVIDEGKNNRHVAVTNMNEHSSRSHSIFLINIKQEHVETEQKLCGKLYLVDLAGSEKVSKTGAAGAVLDEAKNINKSLSALGNVISALAEGTKTHVPYRDSKMTRILQDSLGGNCRTTMFICCSPSSYNDTETKSTLMFGQRAKTIRNTASINLELTAEQWKRKYEKEKEKNKTLKETIQKLESELNRWRNGEDVPETERTTSEIVTRIESVEERPILDNDTSSIVVRISEEERQKYEEEIRKLYKQLDDKDDEINLQCQLVEKLKQQMLDQDELLASSRGDGDKVQAELGRLQVESDCAKAEVKEVLQALEELAINYDQKSQEVEEKGLQNQLLAEQLSQKMASLMELEAELSRMQEVSGQQRKRIAEVLNGLMRDLSEFSSIVGNGEIKLPVEISGAIEEEFTVARLYISKIKSEVKSMVKRCRQLENMQLECHRKMEETGRELSSCQLLISQHEAKIRSLTEYMQSVEQKKRQLEESHDSLSEELAKLQDQDNSLLEEKDGEKGETEDGNVKKAPRHQGESHRGLHHKQLARLRDEINEKQRIIDDLNDRNSKLELELAQIRADFERLKSQDSTKSERLEELSFLHERHEQTKQDLKGLEETVARELQTLHNLRKLFVQDLTSRVKKSSEMEPDDSGGSCTQKQKISFLENNLDQLTKVHKQLVRDNADLRCELPKLEKRLRSTAERVKALETALRDAKEGAMMDRRRYQQEVDRIKDAMRAKNAMRRPHAAQIAKPVRPKQLTVCSPTNPFYAYIRATEHANTYSNALFQSNMTPQQSTSVSCNPNSVQNNTVSTALGYRAGRYNGDILESYPLNIDNGNSISEGRDINDNRSEVHCGSEVDDSNRHYMIQQETAAS, translated from the exons GGAAAGTCCTATGCGTTTGATCGGGTGTTTCCAACCAACACCACCCAGGAGCAAGTCTACAACACCTGTGCCAAGCAGATTGTGAAAG ATGTGCTGTGTGGATACAATGGCACTATCTTCGCATATGGACAAACCTCCTCCGGGAAGACTCACACTATGGAG GGCAAGCTGCACGACCCTCACCAGATGGGTATCATTCCTCGCATCGCCGAGGACATTTTCAATCACATCTTTGCCATGGATGAAAACCTTGAATTCCACATCAAG GTTTCCTACTTTGAGATCTATATGGATAAAATCCGTGATCTCCTGGACG tgACAAAGACCAACCTGTCTGTTCATGAGGATAAGAACAGGGTGCCATATGTGAAG GGATGCACTGAGCGCTTCGTTTCAAGCCCTGATGAAGTTATGGATGTGATTGATGAGGGCAAAAATAACCGCCACGTTGCTGTGACTA ACATGAATGAGCACAGCTCTCGTAGCCACAGCATCTTCCTGATCAACATCAAGCAGGAGCACGTGGAGACGGAGCAGAAGCTGTGTGGAAAACTGTACCTGGTGGATCTGGCTGGCAGTGAGAAG GTCAGTAAGACCGGAGCTGCAGGTGCCGTCCTGGATGAGGCTAAAAACATCAACAAGTCTCTCTCGGCTCTCGGAAATGTCATCTCTGCCTTGGCTGAGGGCACG AAAACTCACGTGCCGTACCGTGACAGCAAAATGACCCGCATCCTGCAGGACTCCCTCGGCGGTAACTGTCGCACCACcatgttcatctgctgctctccCTCCAGCTACAACGATACTGAGACCAAGTCAACTCTGATGTTTGGACAACG TGCCAAGACCATCAGGAACACCGCCTCAATCAACCTGGAGCTGACAGCAGAGCAGTggaagaggaaatatgagaaggagaaggagaagaacAAGACCCTGAAGGAGACCATTCAGAAGCTCGAGTCGGAGCTCAACCGCTGGAGAAACG GAGAAGATGTGCCCGAGACTGAGAGGACTACATCGGAAATAGTGACCCGTATCGAGTCTGTGGAGGAGCGTCCCATTTTGGACAATGACACCTCCTCCATTGTGGTTCGCATTTCTGAGGAGGAGCGGCAGAAGTATGAGGAGGAGATACGCAAGCTGTATAAGCAGCTGGATGATAAG GATGATGAGATCAACCTTCAGTGCCAGCTGGTGGAGAAACTGAAGCAGCAGATGCTGGACCAGGATGAG CTTCTGGCCTCATCCAGGGGTGATGGGGACAAAGTCCAGGCTGAACTCGGCAGGCTGCAGGTGGAGAGCGACTGCGCCAAGGCTGAGGTGAAGGAGGTGCTGCAAGCTCTGGAGGAACTAGCCATCAACTATGACCAGAAGAGCCAGGAAGTGGAGGAGAAGGGGCTGCAAAACCAGCTGCTGGCTGAGCAACTGTCCCAGAAAATG GCCAGTCTGATGGAGCTGGAGGCAGAGCTGTCTCGTATGCAGGAGGTGAGCGGTCAGCAGCGCAAACGCATAGCTGAGGTCCTCAACGGGCTGATGAGGGACCTCAGCGAGTTCAGCTCCATCGTGGGTAATGGGGAGATAAAGCTG CCAGTGGAGATCAGTGGTGCAATCGAGGAGGAGTTCACTGTGGCCCGCCTCTACATCAGCAAGATCAAGTCGGAGGTGAAGAGCATGGTGAAGCGTTGCCGTCAGCTGGAGAACATGCAGCTGGAGTGCCACCGCAAGATGGAAGAGACTGGAAGGGAGCTTTCCTCCTGCCAGCTCCTTATCTCTCAG CATGAGGCAAAGATCCGCTCTCTGACAGAGTACATGCAGAGTGTGGAGCAGAAGAAGAGACAGCTGGAGGAGAGCCACGACTCCCTGAGCGAGGAGCTGGCCAAGCTGCAAGACCAGg ATAACTCCCTGCTTGAGGAGAAGGATGGAGAGAAGGGTGAGACTGAGGATGGAAATGTGAAG aAAGCTCCTCGTCATCAGGGAGAGTCCCACCGTGGTCTCCACCACAAGCAGCTGGCCCGCCTGCGGGATGAGATCAATGAGAAGCAGAGGATTATTGATGATCTCAATGA TCGTAACTCCAAACTGGAACTGGAGCTGGCTCAGATCCGCGCTGACTTCGAACGCCTGAAGAGCCAGGACAGTACCAAGAGCGAACGCCTGGAGGAGCTCTC ATTCCTGCACGAGCGCCATGAGCAGACCAAACAGGACTTGAAGGGTCTGGAGGAGACTGTC GCCCGCGAACTCCAGACCCTCCACAACCTGCGCAAGCTGTTCGTTCAAGACCTCACGTCGCGAGTTAAAAAA AGTTCCGAAATGGAACCTGATGATAGCGGGGGGTCTTGCACCCAGAAGCAGAAGATTTCCTTTCTTGAGAATAACTTGGACCAGCTTACAAAGGTTCACAAACAG CTGGTTCGTGACAATGCAGATCTGCGCTGTGAGCTTCCAAAGCTGGAGAAACGTCTTCGGTCTACTGCTGAGAGAGTTAAGGCCCTGGAGACTGCACTGAGGGATGCCAAAGAGGGCGCCATGATGGACCGCCGTCGCTACCAGCAGGAGGTTGACCGCATCAAAGATGCAATGAGGGCAAAGAATGCCATGAGGCGTCCCCATGCAGCACAGATCG CTAAGCCAGTGAGACCAAAACAGCTGACCGTTTGCTCTCCCACCAACCCGTTCTACGCCTACATCCGTGCTACTGAACACGCCAACACCTACAGCAATGCCCTCTTCCAGAGTAACATGACACCACAGCAGTCCACCAGTGTCAGCTGCAATCCCAACTCTGTCCAGAACAACAC AGTTTCCACAGCACTGGGCTACAGAGCAGGAAGATATAATGGGGACATACTGGAATCCTACCCACTCAACATTGACAACG GTAACAGCATCAGTGAAGGCAGAGACATTAATGATAACAG GAGTGAAGTTCACTGTGGCAGCGAGGTGGATGATTCAAACAGGCACTACATGATTCAGCAGGAGACTGCTGCAAGTTAA